A part of Marinomonas rhizomae genomic DNA contains:
- a CDS encoding LysR family transcriptional regulator has protein sequence MDRVIAAKVFIDVAQSRSFSRTAERLNMSRPMVTRYIEAMEDWLKIRLLHRTTRKISLTSAGEACLKDVEQWLEQADNILSLVNTSDELSGLVRITSSMSFGFSQLMPAIQDFMQKHPKVHIDIDLEDSTADLTEKSIDLAIRIASNPDPSLIGKPIAVCESVLVASPAYLEKVRHTIGEIQHPQDLIHHDCLGYKNLARHIWHLSQHDQFESVSLDCRLSINEATALLHATLNGMGVCLQPTYLANRYINDGSLCHVLPDWKPKDLIICALYSSRKHLSPNVRALIDHLERYFAEHPW, from the coding sequence ATGGATAGAGTGATAGCAGCGAAAGTTTTTATCGATGTTGCCCAATCGCGGAGTTTTTCCCGCACGGCAGAGCGTTTAAATATGTCGCGCCCCATGGTGACGCGTTATATAGAAGCCATGGAAGATTGGTTAAAGATTCGTTTGTTGCATCGAACGACACGGAAAATATCACTTACTAGCGCAGGTGAAGCCTGTTTAAAAGACGTGGAACAGTGGTTGGAGCAAGCTGATAATATTCTTTCCTTGGTGAATACCAGTGATGAGTTGTCAGGTTTGGTGCGAATCACATCCAGCATGTCGTTTGGTTTTTCTCAACTGATGCCAGCCATTCAAGACTTCATGCAGAAACATCCCAAAGTTCATATTGATATCGATCTAGAAGACAGTACGGCCGACTTAACAGAGAAAAGCATCGACCTTGCTATACGCATTGCTTCGAATCCGGATCCATCGTTAATCGGCAAACCCATTGCCGTGTGTGAATCCGTGTTGGTAGCGTCTCCTGCGTATCTTGAAAAAGTACGACATACGATAGGCGAGATCCAGCATCCGCAAGACCTAATTCATCACGATTGCTTGGGCTACAAAAATCTAGCACGCCATATTTGGCACCTATCCCAGCATGACCAATTTGAATCTGTCTCTTTGGATTGTCGTTTAAGCATCAATGAAGCCACAGCACTTTTGCATGCTACATTGAATGGCATGGGGGTTTGTCTTCAGCCTACTTATTTAGCGAATCGCTACATTAACGATGGTAGCTTGTGCCATGTCTTGCCTGACTGGAAACCCAAAGACCTGATTATCTGCGCGCTTTATTCGTCTCGAAAACATTTATCACCCAATGTTCGTGCTTTGATCGATCATTTAGAACGCTACTTTGCCGAGCATCCTTGGTGA
- a CDS encoding MBL fold metallo-hydrolase, whose protein sequence is MKKLITFVASALIAHSAVAADTKPLMLDVYNADANSFNVTSTLVYGETEAMLIDTGFTKADALRIAAKVLDSNKELKTIFISQADPDYYFGAETLHTIFPKADIITTPAVKKVIEEKLAGKLAFWGPKMGNNAPVNPVIPTAYDKPTLMVDGHTIDIRGTEGAFAHRPYLWIPENKAILGNVAVYGNMHLWMADAQSDAAQAAWTAQLEEMLALKPKVVIPGHMALGTELDSSTISSSLNYITVFQKAKKESKNSAELIKAMTAKYPDAKGALSLDIAAKVHKGEMSW, encoded by the coding sequence ATGAAAAAACTGATTACCTTCGTTGCTTCTGCACTTATCGCTCATTCTGCAGTTGCAGCAGACACAAAACCGTTAATGTTAGATGTATATAATGCAGATGCTAATAGCTTTAATGTGACCTCTACTTTGGTATATGGTGAAACGGAAGCTATGCTTATCGATACTGGTTTTACCAAAGCTGATGCATTGCGTATTGCGGCCAAAGTGCTCGATTCCAATAAAGAGCTAAAAACTATTTTCATTAGCCAAGCAGACCCTGATTATTACTTTGGTGCCGAGACACTGCACACCATTTTCCCAAAAGCCGACATTATCACGACTCCTGCAGTTAAAAAGGTCATTGAAGAAAAGCTGGCGGGGAAATTAGCTTTTTGGGGACCAAAAATGGGCAACAACGCACCAGTCAATCCAGTTATTCCAACGGCTTACGATAAACCTACTTTGATGGTAGACGGCCATACTATTGATATTCGTGGCACTGAAGGTGCATTTGCACATCGCCCTTACCTTTGGATTCCAGAGAATAAAGCTATTTTAGGCAACGTAGCGGTATACGGAAACATGCATCTATGGATGGCAGATGCGCAATCTGATGCCGCTCAAGCCGCCTGGACTGCCCAATTAGAAGAAATGTTGGCATTAAAACCAAAGGTTGTTATTCCTGGTCACATGGCACTAGGTACAGAACTTGATTCAAGCACTATTTCAAGCTCGCTGAATTACATCACAGTCTTTCAGAAAGCGAAGAAAGAGAGCAAAAACAGTGCTGAACTTATTAAAGCCATGACAGCAAAATATCCAGATGCTAAAGGTGCTTTAAGCTTAGATATCGCAGCTAAAGTCCATAAAGGTGAAATGTCATGGTAA
- a CDS encoding DsbA family protein, producing MVKVHYFFDPMCGWCYGASSLVSVLADMPELEIIYHPGGMIPKRAIDPSFRQHILQADGQIANMTKVHFGDAYKARVAGAGDFIVDSYSTTRAFLVGQEMGIEAHFMLAAIQKAHYQDGKHLDELDALAELAVSMGLDKATWNEKMADSEASMLNQVEESHRLMGKLRISGYPTMIIERNDQLTWLEHSKYYGRTAEWERYLAELV from the coding sequence ATGGTAAAAGTTCATTACTTCTTCGACCCTATGTGTGGCTGGTGTTACGGGGCATCATCATTGGTAAGTGTATTGGCTGACATGCCGGAATTGGAAATCATTTATCACCCTGGAGGCATGATTCCGAAACGGGCAATTGACCCTTCGTTTAGACAACATATTTTGCAAGCTGATGGTCAAATAGCCAACATGACAAAAGTACACTTTGGCGATGCATATAAAGCAAGAGTGGCGGGTGCAGGCGATTTTATCGTGGATTCTTACTCGACAACTCGTGCCTTTCTTGTTGGTCAAGAAATGGGGATTGAAGCACATTTCATGCTCGCCGCCATTCAAAAAGCACACTATCAAGATGGTAAGCATCTCGATGAGTTAGATGCCTTAGCAGAACTGGCTGTATCTATGGGATTAGATAAAGCTACTTGGAACGAAAAAATGGCCGACTCTGAAGCGAGCATGCTGAATCAAGTGGAGGAAAGTCATCGCTTGATGGGTAAATTGAGAATCAGTGGATATCCAACCATGATTATTGAAAGAAATGACCAGTTAACCTGGTTAGAACACAGCAAGTACTATGGCAGAACGGCTGAGTGGGAACGCTATTTAGCTGAATTAGTTTAA
- a CDS encoding lipid A deacylase LpxR family protein: protein MRQGIDRDDQKGVVRNKDAIVESSLNLVKYSLIGLSLLFGMSAYANQSWMSATLDNDFFVNEDNGYTNGLYVTIYDVNESGNDSHWPDFWVKPLMWTMSDAPVKTSANVYSVGQTLNTAEDLTLTNPPQGSFPYSALVSINNTYITTRDDHADLVSTTIGIVGPWALGKETQKTIHKVISAQDPKGWNTQLHNELVFELSRSRIWRSWISEADTMDVLTGFDVSVGTLKSSTNTGVMFRYGRNLESSYATTLLAENRMSNPMAIDNGWFVYAGVKVGYTFNQIFTDGNTFRDSRSIDYDHNTSVFSTGVSYAWDDIAIAFAINSPFTINGDKHDRKIDRFTRYGTMTFAWQI from the coding sequence ATGCGGCAGGGAATAGACAGAGACGATCAAAAAGGAGTGGTTAGAAACAAAGATGCAATCGTTGAAAGCAGTTTAAATCTAGTGAAATACTCTTTAATTGGTTTGTCTCTCTTGTTTGGAATGTCTGCATATGCGAACCAAAGTTGGATGTCTGCAACTTTAGATAATGACTTTTTTGTCAATGAAGATAATGGCTACACTAACGGTCTGTATGTAACTATCTATGACGTCAATGAATCTGGTAATGATTCACACTGGCCGGATTTCTGGGTTAAGCCACTAATGTGGACTATGTCAGATGCACCAGTTAAGACGTCAGCAAATGTCTACAGCGTTGGTCAAACCTTGAACACAGCTGAAGATCTGACGCTAACCAATCCCCCCCAAGGCTCATTTCCATATTCTGCATTGGTGAGTATCAATAATACTTACATCACGACACGTGATGATCATGCGGATCTTGTCAGTACGACTATTGGCATTGTCGGGCCATGGGCGTTGGGTAAAGAAACCCAGAAAACTATCCATAAAGTAATAAGTGCCCAAGACCCCAAAGGCTGGAATACTCAGCTTCATAATGAGTTGGTGTTTGAATTATCCAGAAGCCGTATATGGCGTTCATGGATTTCAGAAGCGGACACCATGGACGTGTTAACCGGTTTTGATGTGAGTGTAGGGACCCTGAAAAGTTCGACGAACACGGGGGTTATGTTTCGCTACGGTCGTAACCTAGAAAGTTCATACGCCACTACGTTATTAGCCGAGAATCGCATGTCCAACCCCATGGCTATAGACAATGGTTGGTTTGTATATGCGGGCGTTAAGGTGGGCTATACTTTTAACCAAATTTTTACAGACGGTAATACCTTCAGAGATAGCCGGTCGATCGATTATGACCATAATACAAGCGTATTCTCCACTGGTGTGAGCTATGCATGGGATGACATTGCCATTGCCTTTGCCATTAACTCACCATTCACTATTAATGGCGACAAACACGATAGAAAAATTGATCGTTTTACTCGCTACGGAACAATGACTTTTGCTTGGCAGATTTAA
- a CDS encoding short-chain fatty acid transporter, which yields MNTLEQKQTGLQKVSQFFVTLLQRYLPDPFIFAIVLTFAVFLLVMPSTGQGPMQVVNAWAGGFWNLLSFSMQMAMVVVTGHAMASAPAFKRKLAMLAGVAKTPGQAIILVTAISAMACWVNWGFGLVVGAIFAKEIAARVKGVDYRLLIASAYSGFLFWHAGLSGSIPLSIAGGANIEKVTNGAVTAAIPTSETIFSAMNLTILAVMFVTIPLLNRLMHPAPQDTVAIDAELLKEQVVEMPNKADMTTAERLENSRVLSMLLGVMGFAYVIYYFVNNGFALNLNIVNFTFLFSAVLLHGTPKSLLNSVSQGARNCSGILLQFPFYAGIMGMMTATGDSGASLAGVISQAFVSISNETTFPLFTFLSAGIVNFFVPSGGGQWAVQAPIMMPAGAALGVDAAKTAMAIAWGDAWTNMIQPFWALPALAIAGLGAKDVMGYCLMALIGSGVIISLGFLIF from the coding sequence ATGAATACTCTCGAACAAAAACAAACAGGTTTACAAAAAGTAAGCCAATTCTTCGTTACCTTGTTACAGCGTTACCTTCCTGATCCTTTTATTTTCGCCATAGTCTTAACATTTGCTGTATTTTTATTGGTGATGCCGAGTACTGGGCAAGGGCCAATGCAAGTAGTTAATGCTTGGGCGGGTGGCTTTTGGAATTTACTTAGCTTCTCTATGCAGATGGCGATGGTAGTTGTTACGGGCCATGCCATGGCAAGCGCTCCGGCGTTCAAACGTAAGTTGGCTATGTTGGCGGGTGTCGCGAAAACACCTGGGCAAGCGATTATCTTAGTAACGGCTATTAGTGCGATGGCGTGCTGGGTTAACTGGGGGTTTGGCTTGGTCGTCGGTGCTATTTTTGCCAAAGAAATTGCTGCTCGTGTTAAAGGCGTAGATTACCGTTTATTAATCGCTTCTGCTTACAGTGGGTTTTTGTTCTGGCACGCTGGACTGTCTGGCTCTATTCCTCTGTCTATTGCAGGCGGTGCGAATATAGAAAAGGTCACGAATGGCGCAGTGACGGCTGCGATTCCAACGTCAGAGACAATTTTCTCTGCGATGAACTTAACCATTTTGGCTGTGATGTTTGTCACTATCCCGTTATTAAATCGTTTGATGCATCCCGCACCACAGGACACGGTTGCGATTGATGCAGAATTGTTAAAAGAGCAAGTCGTCGAAATGCCAAATAAAGCAGACATGACAACAGCTGAGCGCCTTGAAAACAGTCGTGTTTTATCCATGCTGTTAGGTGTGATGGGCTTTGCTTACGTGATTTACTATTTTGTGAATAACGGTTTCGCACTGAACCTGAATATAGTGAATTTTACCTTCTTGTTTTCGGCGGTTTTGCTTCATGGAACACCAAAAAGTTTGTTGAATTCGGTCTCTCAGGGAGCACGTAACTGTTCTGGTATTTTGCTGCAATTCCCATTCTACGCAGGGATCATGGGCATGATGACTGCAACGGGTGACTCTGGTGCGTCATTGGCAGGGGTGATTTCTCAGGCATTTGTGTCTATTTCCAATGAAACGACTTTTCCGCTGTTTACTTTCTTGAGTGCCGGTATCGTTAACTTCTTTGTGCCTTCTGGTGGTGGTCAGTGGGCAGTACAAGCGCCAATCATGATGCCAGCAGGTGCAGCACTGGGTGTTGATGCCGCGAAAACAGCCATGGCGATTGCTTGGGGGGATGCTTGGACAAATATGATTCAACCATTCTGGGCATTACCAGCACTGGCCATTGCAGGGCTTGGTGCAAAAGACGTGATGGGCTATTGCTTGATGGCATTGATCGGTTCTGGTGTGATTATTTCTTTAGGCTTTTTGATTTTCTAA
- a CDS encoding acetyl-CoA C-acetyltransferase, producing MKAVIVAAARTPIGAFNGALSSLSAVQLGTQLLSGMLAKQPILKDHIEEVILGQVLAAGCGQNPARQTAVHAGLPKHVSAMTINKVCGSGLKAVQLAAQAVLNGDANMVVAGGQESMSQAAHVLPNSRSGKKMGNWELLDSMVTDGLWDAFNDYHMGKTAENIANRWDISRAEQDAFAALSQQKATQAQAAGRFVEEILPISIPQRKGDPIIVDADEQIRPDTTAESLTKLRPAFAKEGTVTAGNASTLNDGAAMVVVTSDVEAKRLGLPILAVIEAASGAGVDPEIMGTGPIAATQKVLNKAKWQVADLDLIEANEAFAVQALCVNKELGLDASKVNVNGGAVALGHPIGASGCRILVTLLHEMQRQDLKKGLATLCIGGGMGVAMLVSR from the coding sequence ATGAAAGCCGTTATTGTTGCTGCTGCAAGAACACCGATTGGTGCCTTTAATGGTGCTTTATCTTCTTTAAGTGCTGTGCAATTAGGTACTCAATTGTTGTCTGGCATGCTAGCCAAACAACCTATTTTGAAAGATCACATTGAAGAAGTGATTTTAGGTCAAGTTCTGGCTGCTGGCTGCGGTCAAAACCCAGCTCGCCAAACAGCTGTTCATGCAGGATTACCAAAGCATGTTTCTGCCATGACTATTAATAAAGTCTGCGGCTCTGGCTTGAAAGCTGTGCAACTGGCAGCTCAAGCCGTACTGAATGGCGATGCGAATATGGTTGTTGCAGGTGGGCAAGAAAGTATGAGCCAAGCGGCGCATGTTTTACCAAACAGCCGCTCTGGTAAAAAAATGGGCAACTGGGAATTATTGGACTCCATGGTCACCGATGGTCTATGGGATGCGTTTAATGATTACCACATGGGGAAAACCGCCGAAAATATTGCCAATCGTTGGGATATTAGCCGTGCAGAGCAAGATGCATTTGCTGCACTCTCTCAACAAAAAGCCACGCAGGCGCAAGCTGCAGGGCGTTTTGTTGAAGAAATTTTGCCGATCTCCATTCCTCAGCGTAAAGGTGATCCTATTATCGTCGATGCCGATGAGCAAATTCGTCCGGATACCACCGCAGAGTCCCTAACCAAGTTACGTCCTGCCTTTGCAAAAGAGGGCACTGTCACTGCAGGTAATGCATCTACCTTGAATGATGGTGCTGCCATGGTGGTTGTCACATCGGATGTGGAAGCCAAACGTTTGGGCTTGCCGATTTTAGCCGTCATTGAAGCGGCAAGCGGTGCCGGTGTTGATCCTGAAATTATGGGGACTGGACCGATTGCTGCGACACAAAAAGTACTTAACAAAGCTAAGTGGCAAGTAGCTGATCTGGATCTTATCGAAGCGAACGAAGCCTTTGCTGTGCAGGCGTTGTGCGTCAACAAGGAGCTTGGTTTAGATGCATCAAAAGTTAACGTAAACGGTGGTGCCGTGGCGTTAGGTCATCCGATTGGTGCGTCTGGTTGCCGAATTTTGGTGACATTGCTTCATGAAATGCAACGGCAAGATCTTAAAAAAGGCTTAGCGACCTTGTGTATTGGTGGCGGCATGGGCGTTGCTATGTTGGTGTCTCGCTAA
- a CDS encoding CoA transferase subunit B, with amino-acid sequence MSLTREQMAQRVAQELQDGFYVNLGIGIPTLVANYIPKGMEVMLQSENGLLGMGEFPSEETIDADMINAGKQTVTTVKGASIFSSAESFAMIRGGHVDLTVLGAFEVDVNGNIASWMIPNKLIKGMGGAMDLVAGAENIIVTMTHASKDGESKLLSNCSLPLTGKGCIKKVLTDLAWLEIENGAFVLKERAPGVSVEEIQSKTQGKLIVPDHVPEMVFSK; translated from the coding sequence ATGTCACTTACTAGAGAGCAAATGGCACAACGTGTTGCTCAAGAGCTACAAGACGGTTTTTACGTCAACCTTGGCATTGGTATTCCTACCTTAGTCGCCAATTACATCCCAAAAGGCATGGAAGTCATGCTTCAGTCAGAAAATGGCTTGCTGGGCATGGGGGAGTTTCCTTCGGAAGAAACCATTGATGCCGACATGATTAACGCAGGCAAGCAAACCGTCACGACAGTTAAAGGAGCATCGATTTTTTCCTCGGCTGAATCCTTTGCGATGATCCGTGGTGGTCATGTGGATTTAACGGTATTAGGTGCATTTGAAGTAGACGTGAACGGCAACATTGCATCTTGGATGATCCCCAATAAGCTGATTAAAGGCATGGGTGGTGCGATGGATTTAGTGGCAGGTGCCGAGAATATTATCGTCACCATGACGCACGCTTCCAAAGATGGCGAATCTAAACTCTTGTCTAATTGTTCCCTTCCACTAACTGGCAAAGGTTGTATCAAAAAAGTCCTGACAGATTTAGCTTGGCTAGAAATTGAAAATGGCGCGTTTGTGTTAAAAGAACGGGCGCCAGGTGTTTCTGTAGAAGAAATTCAAAGTAAAACTCAAGGTAAGTTGATTGTCCCTGATCATGTCCCTGAAATGGTCTTCTCAAAATAA
- a CDS encoding CoA transferase subunit A, with protein sequence MAGFDKVVASYEEAMIGLEDNMTVLAGGFGLCGIPENLIAEIKRKGTKGLTVVSNNCGVDGFGLGILLEDKQVRKMVSSYVGENALFEKQLLNGELEVELTPQGTLAEKMRAGGAGIPAFYTATGVGTPVAEGKETKEFNGREYLLEEAIVGDFAIVKGWKADRYGNVIYRHTAQNFNPLAATAGKITVVEVEEIVEVGELDPAQIHTPGIYVNRVVLGTFEKRIEKRTVKPTE encoded by the coding sequence ATGGCCGGTTTTGACAAAGTCGTCGCTTCTTATGAAGAAGCCATGATCGGGCTAGAAGATAATATGACGGTGCTTGCAGGTGGTTTTGGTCTGTGTGGTATCCCAGAAAACTTGATTGCTGAAATTAAACGCAAAGGCACAAAAGGTTTAACTGTTGTGTCGAATAACTGTGGTGTGGACGGTTTTGGCTTGGGCATTTTGCTGGAAGACAAGCAGGTGCGCAAAATGGTGTCGTCTTATGTTGGCGAAAACGCCTTGTTCGAAAAGCAGTTGTTGAATGGTGAGCTTGAGGTTGAGTTAACACCACAAGGTACCTTGGCTGAAAAAATGCGCGCTGGTGGTGCGGGAATCCCCGCTTTTTACACGGCTACTGGTGTCGGTACGCCTGTCGCCGAAGGTAAAGAAACCAAAGAGTTTAATGGCCGCGAATACTTGCTCGAAGAAGCCATCGTTGGTGACTTCGCTATTGTTAAAGGCTGGAAAGCAGACCGTTACGGCAACGTTATTTATCGTCATACCGCGCAGAATTTCAATCCTTTGGCCGCAACTGCCGGCAAAATTACCGTTGTAGAAGTAGAAGAGATCGTTGAAGTCGGCGAGCTTGACCCCGCACAAATTCATACCCCAGGCATTTATGTTAATCGAGTTGTTCTTGGAACATTCGAAAAACGCATCGAAAAAAGAACAGTCAAGCCAACAGAATAA
- a CDS encoding LysR family transcriptional regulator, giving the protein MNVKQVKAFLAVAESMSFASAATQLHLSQPALSLSIKSLEDNLGGKLFTRTTRHIALTPEGEALVPIARRLLAQWENAEDEMKQRFALQLGKITIASMPSFAASLLPKAIRNYHSSYPNIQVAIDDVLSDVVVEMVRNNQVELGISFEPSNLVDLYFYPLYEDRFIAILPKNHPLEEQDTISWQALLEYDFITLQRPSSVRTMIESTLHKAGIELNVAFDAHQLATVGRMVSEGMGVAVVPALCRQQAIEQGATCRPVIEPEIRRRVGVICQPRSNLSIAAAAMLDVLMNTYHSRKKSS; this is encoded by the coding sequence ATGAACGTCAAACAAGTAAAAGCCTTCCTCGCAGTCGCCGAGTCCATGAGTTTTGCCAGTGCGGCCACACAATTACACTTGTCACAACCTGCGCTGAGCCTGTCAATTAAAAGCCTAGAGGATAATTTGGGTGGGAAATTATTCACTCGTACGACACGTCATATCGCCTTAACTCCAGAAGGAGAAGCTCTAGTGCCTATAGCGAGACGATTGTTGGCCCAATGGGAAAATGCCGAAGACGAGATGAAGCAACGCTTTGCTTTGCAGCTTGGCAAAATTACCATTGCCTCCATGCCTTCTTTTGCTGCGTCATTGCTGCCAAAAGCGATTCGTAATTATCATTCATCGTACCCCAATATTCAGGTCGCCATAGATGATGTCTTATCGGATGTGGTGGTGGAAATGGTGCGTAACAACCAAGTGGAATTAGGCATCTCCTTCGAACCCAGTAATCTTGTGGATTTGTATTTCTATCCCCTTTATGAAGACAGGTTCATCGCGATTTTACCGAAGAATCACCCTTTAGAAGAACAAGACACAATTTCTTGGCAAGCACTTCTGGAATACGATTTCATCACCTTGCAGCGCCCTTCCAGTGTTCGAACCATGATTGAAAGTACACTCCATAAGGCAGGCATAGAACTCAATGTCGCGTTTGATGCTCACCAACTTGCCACTGTGGGGCGCATGGTTAGCGAGGGCATGGGCGTTGCCGTTGTCCCTGCATTGTGCCGACAACAAGCGATTGAACAAGGCGCCACCTGCCGACCAGTCATAGAACCGGAAATTCGCCGACGCGTCGGCGTCATCTGCCAACCCAGATCTAATCTCTCCATCGCGGCAGCGGCCATGCTGGATGTGCTGATGAATACTTATCACTCAAGAAAAAAGTCAAGTTGA